The Belonocnema kinseyi isolate 2016_QV_RU_SX_M_011 chromosome 1, B_treatae_v1, whole genome shotgun sequence genomic interval gcaatgtacgatatcacgattctGCGATAATACAATGCGATAATTActatatatagcgcaggaattacgatatctATTGTGATTTATGAGATATAGTTTTTACAGTGTAATAAGTCAACAACTTAGCATATTTAAATCTTGACTAGACATTCAAGGTCGAATGAAAAGATGGTAAAATTGTAACTAATAAATTTATTACCCTATATAATACAAATATAAACGTTGTAATCAGTTACATATGCTTTAGTGTGACAAGTTTAATCATCAACTATTTTGAAAGGTAAACTTGAATACGTCATATTTAGATACTTGAAGGGCTGAAAGCAAAAGCGGAGTAAAAAATTTGCCGAAAAAAAACCACTTAAGAATATTACGGAAAAACGGGTTAAAATGAAGCAACAGTAATGACAtacattatatatgtatattataataTCTTATACAAGCATGGTTATTCTcatttcttgttatctcgttttTATCCGCAACTTTTTGGATTCCTTTGTACTCCAATGACTCTTTACTCCGTTCTTGCTATCAACCGCTCAAATGTATAAGTATCACAAGTGCAAGTTACCATTTTTCATTGTTCATGAACCTTGCTACCCCCACGCATATGCGACTTACTACAATGTATATTAGGGCGCATCGGAAAAACAATAAGTTCTTTGCGCCAAATTCTAATAGCCATGAAAGCTTTCTTATGGTAGTAAAAAACACTACCctcaagtttaattaaaaacaaaatccgTGTGTGCCCGCATCGTAGATAAAACTAACACTCTCAAAAAACAAAGCACTTCTTCACATTTGAAGAGCAAACAATGCTGTGTtgagatttcaattttcaatcaaaatagtttaaatcatGTCAATTTATACCATTATAGCGATAATTCTCtatcttttcttataaatatcttattaaaaatcttctttattctcctttaatcttcgctatatttatagaattttatggtttattttatttttgaatgttaccaaattgaaacattttgctctaaaatctactactctttttaaaaatttgaggaaattttttgtaatgatcttttagaactcattattaaaaaattgtttgaaattttcccatgaatctaaactatatatttttccttctcttgacgctctcaaaaattaagtttacctaaatttaaattaaatcctggaaaatggagataattgtcttaaaatcttccatatatttttttaaaaacaatttagaaatctttaaaattttaaattattatttcaaagtgaaatatcaactgcttaaaattttgacataattttttaaataaacttaatctcaaaatgtttccaaattattaagacgctttcTTAAAatggtaagaaaaaaattactgcacaacataaaatacttaatttaaaaaaaaagttataattgaatctttatctggttcgatgttgtgaaaaaattagtcatctaaaaattaattaatttttttataaatgataacataaaaagtattaaacggtcgttttcattcaaacatagcAACAATTTGTAccctacattttcttttaatatcacattcatttttgcaaatttgttttattggtaacttttgatactaatttcagaaaaaaatcaaacgtatttccatatgttttgaaaaatcgaatggaAACACACATTTCaatacatcagaatcatttgaaaaatgatctaattaaaataatataattgcaaatataaattgctaataattaattgaccattttacaaaagattctgttataaaacattcaataactttataattttaaatttttatatttttttaattagaacttttatttataaaaattttattcaatcctaaatttttaaattaatttcagaaaatgttaatgaattaatcagttcacaaaataagaaacatgaaaCATCGAAACAtatcgaaaaattcaaataatgtttacattatgagtatattctcctttaaattttgaaacagtttttcTATACGTCTAATTAATTATGACCTTTATCACTAATTAAAACCTgtatgaagaaagtgtgaagaaaattatcagttaataatgaattaaatgtatgtatgtatgtatttaatctctcccttttacgggtttgagggcctccgctccctgtacatatatttaaaattccatcttcagtctaacttaactactacttatactaggcagtctgataagtccctgaaaaatgaaacatggaggcgcttttttggccaaagtcggttttatttttcaacatactctccttttaagtcgatacagcgagtccaacgattttctaactctttgataccgtccgaaaagtactcgatcggaaggtctccaaaatacgcctcagtttcagctaggagctcctcatttgagtaaaaatgcttaccggtgagccatctcttcaggttagggaacaagtaatagtcgctgggggctaggtctggtgaatacggtggctgggGAGCCAGTTCGAAgctgatttcatgcaattttgcttgtgcaactaagcatgaatgaacaggcgcattgtcgtgatgataaagcggttttttcttcttcaaatacggtcgtttttcggcgatttcgatttttaatcggtccaataatgatgaatagtatgctccggctATGGTGTTACCTTTTTCAAGAtggtccacgaatattatgccatgtgcatcccaaaatacggaggccataacctttccgacccattgttgcgtttttggacgcttcggagcactttggcccggtggaacccactgttttgcctgttgcgttgactcaagagtgtagtagtggatccaggtttcatccatggttatgaatcggcgctgtgagcaaacgcggcacccatcgcgcgcagagcttcttcatgcctaaaactgaatgcacgatattgcccacacgttcccaagatatgcctacagcattagctacctctctcgatttcactttgggatcattcaacatcatatcatagattttttcgacattttctgatgtagtgacctcttttgggcgcccagatcgttcaacATCAACTTtactcgtacggccacaacgaaactcggtaaaccacttatgaatcgttccaatcgatggtgcagggtccgggtaatacttatccagcttggccttggtctcggatatcgttttcttgcgaagatagtagtgtttgatcaaaactcgaaactcagatttttccatattaaaaaaaactcggaggttagtcgcttctcagtgctgtaacttgtaaatgcgtaaacatgaatgactgaagttttgacagacgtcatttgaaggatcaagctcgacgaaaatggttcacattaatgaatactaatgccatctcttagaattttcaggtacttattagactgcctagtattctactctttcgcattgtGCAGGATAACCAACAGTAACAgcagtgatattaattcctaaaatgagcgagcttccagggtttccgtttcctcttaccataaaaaaatgcattttccacgatccatccaagatccatcttacacactcatccacactctactgtccctcttcctctcctgtacatctctctaatacatgtgaaCATGACTctatttcgtatccacatactctgcataaattctcctcttcatccatccaatatctgcaggctctcactccttctcccattctgaaccgtacaaccctactccatttttcttccttttttattttttgcagatactctggttccgtcaaccctttgaccatcatatatcatctattgtacctcgaatctataatcttggTCCacctctcttctccttgtttaaccaatagctctaactctatgtcctgccactccataaccccttctggaatattacacacccttcttatttttctcctttcttcctcccatttttaatttcccacattacctctcgcttcattgttccgaatttcgccgaaacatgcttgtgcaactctacttccctctccactttttagcttctcttcaaacctccaggctctcttaatttgtctagtaatcatattttctcttcctaactcttcttttaacatatatcctgggcaactccagctaacccccattacccacacTAAAATCTCCACACTaaaacacaacaccgcccacaccaacgcatcaaacaaccagaccctgattctccaatcgttcttgaacattctctttcctataccccatacttggcccattactttactcgcacattcaattcttttcctcacctgcaggtcgtttcccccttctgcctcaaaccaaaaacctagataacagaactcctccacaatttccacattttgtccgttcatcttccaaatgtaatttattttgctctttctatttctgaaacacatcacctttgtcttatcttcGTTCACCGTCAGCTCGTTTGTTCCcgcatactcttcgaagattctcatcattaggttcatccccttctcaacacctgctaatagaactacatcgtccgtgtatgctagagagtatagtatGCTATTAcacaaaaccgttcctcctttcctttctcctttagcttctcctctaagtctgccagtaggatattaaatagtaacggactcaacgggcacccttgcgttagacctcggcctgtccagaaaacctgaccttttttctttcctattttcaccctaatcctggtttcagtaaaaatttcctttatcctctccaccaacttttcctctacacccctctctttcattgcctgccatagcacttttctgttaactgagtcaaacgctgctttgaaatttaCGAACAAAGCggctagtttccctttctttctccccaaatttctgttaactaaatagttaagtacgcagatgttgtctatagttcccatctcttttctaaatcccgtctgattatgtggcatactttatttttgttctacctgactctccaacaattttcttaagatttctgcatatattttatagcagACTGACATGAGAGAGATCCCTATgcattcctctaccttctttccttcccctttcttgacaagcggtactaCTAGTCCCGTCGTCTACTATTTTGGCCAATCTTCCCCTTTCCAGAcattgttgcagatcttccacatcccatccctaatcccttctcttCCAAACTACATGTCTTCGTTGTCCATCCCTTCTTCTCCTGTCGCATTGTTTCTTTCtgacctatttattgcctcatccacttcttctcttgttatctcgttcccttcctccatttctccttggactatcctacacttttcccctttgatcttattttgctctccccctaatagacccttaaaataatccgtccattcctccatttctatttcttcgttaacgctcttctttcctcttcactttgtttcccttttgccgtttggaaacccctctgatttatttctagactctttttcgtcttccttccccctacctttctcaagactttttcctattttccttaattcttctaattcttcatcccaacaccattcctccccatttatttataacctgtctctccctatccacaccatatggcccatTTTTCTCTCTACAcgagccctctgctctattttccatctctttttcctctccctccatgtcagatctttttcaattcttttccttcttcctctcaataatttttttccctccataattttctttttctcctcctcactcctcactttcactagaaacattccttcttttcattcctctgtccctcctattctcttgactccttttAACCTTACCTGCACTGTAATgtctcgcaaaagattttttatttccactacTCCTGTTTccctctccacttttaatcccttaactactatgttatttttcttctttgcacTGTCTtctccttctaatcttctttcaatctcactgagtcttttcttcaatctttcattctcacttcggacgttcttttcattccctttaactatttcctcattttctgtcttctcccccatatgctcattcctaatttctagactggatacccgttcttccaactgttttatttctctagatctctgttcgtcaacctctctctgtctattctcaatgctctctagcttaccccaaaccttacCTTTCTcgtccttccaacgtttatcccattcttcccatttttctctgacctttctcacttccccccttacatcgttttcctgcctattcatatccctattcatgtcatccaatctctttcttgtttcctttctaaaccctttaatgagagcttctaatttttcaaacatcccccatccccccctatctctctctggtgttttccgtttaattcgaactctcttgttatcctggtctctttctacctcatcttctccagtcactcttttcctttttttctccccttcactgctagtcgcgcttgccttttatttgccattcgtccagacttctgttcgaacccgcgttgcctttcttgttaaggcgctgtaaatttgagggcctttcGCGTTGCTTgtccgtacctgagtccgctaccctccccacccgggtcgacttcgaTTGTACGATTGCAACggtaagtttattatttttgtgtacCTTGTgtaatttgtcaaccaaaaattctgGGAGAATCTTTAACGAATTTCTACCATTCCACATGATTTTCTATATCTAAATCAGATTGATTGTACAGCTATTAAcatgatataaattatatattcttattaaattcaataagtacaaaaataatgtttttcaattgaCATGCTCCAGGTTAGACGGTTCACCATGGATACCAGAGAACAAAAGTCGAATATGCAGCAAACATTTTATAGGAAATGAAAAGTCAAATGATCCTCGCAGTCCAAGTTATAATCCAACAATTTTTCCACCTGCATACAAAAAGCTTTGTGTGAACAGTGAGCAAGCTTTGAACaggtgatttattatttattaaactatatatatttcaaagtatCATTTTGATTCTAATAAtttcattcgattctcaggtacaGAAGAGTTTTGAAAAGGCCGAATCAGCAATTCAGTGGTGTGCCTAgtttgaaaagaagaaaaatagatACAATGCTAAATCATCAATCCTCTGTAGATATCAGCATGCCAGATCATAGTAGAAATATTGCTTGTGAAAATGAAACAGAATCTACTAACAATGTTGAAAACAGTGCACccagtaaaacaaaaattgattgtGGAGTCCAAGTTGATTTTATAAGCATGGATAACGttgttaatgatatttttatgtGCAACCGATACATTTTTACCACTGGAACTTGTGACATGCTTTTTAGCCAAATCCTTTCCCTTACAAATCTTCTGTTCGCCGAATTTAATATCGTGCGTTATTGGCTGGAAGCCTGTCCTTATGCTTATcgtttgatttataattttgtgCAAATGATATACGGCAAAATCGTGCCAGTATGTAAACAAAACGAGATTTGTAGGTTATACTTATTAGATCATGCTTATCTCacgtataaataataaaactacaCTTTTATTTGTCGGAAAGCGAAGACTTATCGGATATACAAGCTATCatgataacttttttgaaaactagatcataacaataaaaaaatggatgaaagCTCAAATATTTCTATACACTACAATACATTTGACGAGACGGAAGTTGAGAATTCAGCCATAGGCGGCGCTGCCTGTAACTTGCGCACGGAGCGaattgcagccactacggttttctgctctgtgcgatcgtccagtaactgttgccctctggcgcctatttgtggacttcgcgtcgtcggttTCCTACTTTACCCAAAGCTCAGTGACGTTTTCCGCATTTATCACCTACCTCtggcccccctgaccaagcaactattttttcactcctaaccttaTAAACTTCACAAGCTCCAAATTTTCCTTTCAAACCAcccactttcacccttcacacctttgccttcactcaccctcttcctttacactcgatctccgcacgaagccataatgaattaaatggttcacaataTAAAGAGACTCAAATCATTTGGttcaccaattttaaattttatttacaaaaatttcatttttagtgacttaatattgTTTTGaggggaaaaattaaaacatttttacatagaggagagtacccaaatatgagataccaactctgtttggcgtgattgtcggaattctatggacTGAATTTagaagtaatataggtcattttataggaaatttagtttgccataaggggctcaaataaaaaattttattaactttttttttaatgctgaaaatacaaaaaatgtaaaaaagtgctttttccaaactcgtcatactattctcataatatgagataccccaggaaatggctaataaaatgcaaaataaagtattattttgaataaaaaactttgttctatgtttccgaagtataaatttacagctatttagatatattgagttatagaaccaacagagtgggtctttTTGTTTAGCTGATACCTCGCTacctcatattacgagaatatctcatattcgagtaatCTCctctatacttttaaaaattgaatggaattattaatctcagaacatcagcataattccgaaaaattacttgattgaaatagaggtactttaaaaataaattgatttatattatacaaatcatattcaatgttctaaaaaatattcagcttatataaattattcattttacaaaataagaagcattaa includes:
- the LOC117181117 gene encoding uncharacterized protein LOC117181117 — translated: MFALAAEEDVDDKENKCGHTIELLKVFKALPEKCISLILIAWLDGSPWIPENKSRICSKHFIGNEKSNDPRSPSYNPTIFPPAYKKLCVNSEQALNRYRRVLKRPNQQFSGVPSLKRRKIDTMLNHQSSVDISMPDHSRNIACENETESTNNVENSAPSKTKIDCGVQVDFISMDNVVNDIFMCNRYIFTTGTCDMLFSQILSLTNLLFAEFNIVRYWLEACPYAYRLIYNFVQMIYGKIVPVCKQNEICRLYLLDHAYLTYK